One Gelria sp. Kuro-4 DNA segment encodes these proteins:
- a CDS encoding (Fe-S)-binding protein: MLEQHAEVLERCTICHDQCAFSCPVFTEDRRTTVYPSRKAQVARAVLHGELPLNQETARLFYQCTSCRLCRRWCVYLKERQDLAPALRAARAEAVARGVVLPEVAALAARTQAEGTPWGNVDGRRNELAEEAPRTGREEVLIFADAATLAQGWEAVRAFFALARAAQVAVRLSKSLLTGFELADIGLADAARALRTETAAELVDWFRSPGAGPVVTLNPQVAYALTTWYGEEGTPLPGPVTTAGAFLAGLMKKGRLRFNLAPGPVVFQDSAYQVRYLEDADSPRALLGAAFDDVCEANPSQAEANPAAPEGLAAALAPAVPKGMAVRRLAELRDTGARLIITADPYSYHALKAAAGDVVEVADLSQALAMRLPS, translated from the coding sequence ATGCTAGAGCAACACGCAGAAGTCTTGGAGCGCTGCACCATCTGCCACGACCAGTGCGCCTTCAGCTGCCCGGTGTTTACCGAAGACCGCCGTACGACCGTTTATCCCTCGCGCAAGGCCCAGGTCGCCCGTGCTGTGCTGCACGGTGAACTGCCGTTAAACCAGGAGACCGCCCGTCTCTTTTACCAGTGCACCTCCTGCCGCCTCTGCCGGCGCTGGTGCGTGTACCTCAAGGAGCGCCAGGACTTGGCCCCCGCCCTGCGCGCCGCGCGGGCGGAAGCCGTGGCCCGGGGCGTTGTCCTGCCGGAGGTGGCGGCCCTGGCGGCCCGTACCCAGGCGGAGGGAACCCCGTGGGGGAACGTGGACGGCCGGCGCAACGAGCTGGCTGAGGAAGCGCCGCGCACCGGCCGGGAAGAGGTGCTCATTTTTGCCGATGCAGCGACCTTGGCCCAGGGCTGGGAGGCGGTACGCGCCTTCTTTGCCCTTGCCCGAGCGGCGCAGGTGGCGGTGCGGCTGAGCAAGAGCCTGCTCACCGGCTTTGAGCTGGCTGACATCGGCCTGGCGGATGCGGCGCGGGCGCTGCGCACAGAAACCGCGGCCGAACTGGTGGACTGGTTCCGCTCGCCCGGCGCGGGGCCGGTGGTTACCCTTAATCCGCAGGTAGCTTACGCTCTCACCACCTGGTACGGGGAGGAGGGCACGCCCCTTCCCGGACCGGTGACCACGGCCGGCGCTTTCCTGGCCGGCCTCATGAAGAAGGGCCGCTTACGGTTCAACCTGGCCCCGGGGCCGGTAGTCTTCCAAGACAGCGCCTACCAGGTGCGCTACTTGGAGGATGCGGACTCACCCCGCGCGCTACTGGGCGCCGCCTTTGACGATGTCTGCGAAGCAAACCCCAGCCAAGCCGAGGCGAACCCGGCTGCGCCGGAGGGCCTGGCCGCCGCGCTTGCCCCGGCCGTGCCCAAGGGCATGGCGGTGCGGCGCCTGGCCGAGCTCAGGGACACCGGCGCGCGGCTCATAATCACCGCCGATCCGTACTCGTACCACGCCTTGAAAGCGGCGGCCGGGGACGTGGTGGAGGTGGCGGACCTCAGCCAGGCCTTGGCGATGCGTCTGCCGAGCTGA